One stretch of Rosistilla oblonga DNA includes these proteins:
- the xseB gene encoding exodeoxyribonuclease VII small subunit, with amino-acid sequence MKKKSARTKTSETASDNSNDDTPPLQFEEGLSKTQQIVRDLESGDLTLEESLQAYEVGVRTIRHCQELLNSFERRIERLTGFDKEGNPITEPFDESEMTLEEKQQGRGRRRGAAASKKSTDDNANLF; translated from the coding sequence ATGAAGAAAAAGTCGGCTCGAACCAAGACCAGCGAAACCGCCTCCGATAACAGCAACGACGACACACCGCCGCTGCAATTCGAAGAGGGGCTGTCGAAGACCCAGCAGATCGTCCGCGATTTGGAGAGTGGAGACCTGACGCTCGAAGAATCGCTGCAAGCCTACGAAGTGGGCGTCCGCACGATCCGACATTGCCAAGAACTGCTGAACAGCTTCGAACGGCGGATCGAACGATTGACCGGCTTCGACAAAGAAGGCAACCCGATCACCGAACCGTTCGATGAATCGGAGATGACGCTCGAAGAGAAGCAACAAGGGCGCGGCCGCCGACGCGGCGCCGCTGCATCCAAAAAATCAACCGACGACAATGCCAACCTTTTTTAG
- a CDS encoding N-acetyltransferase, translated as MTETLKIWPVQSSKDQKQFLSLPWQIYRGDENWIPPIRSHQREMVNFKPHPFYQDAEIQTFLAARGNKVVGRIAALVNHAHNRQFDEQRGFFGFFECEDDQEAATGLFEAAAKWLADKGMDAMRGPVNPSLNYECGLLIDGFDRPPTFMMTYNRPYYPALVESFGLAKVEDLYAYDVELSMLDNLDPKLKFVVEEVARRFEVETRPLSRKNFMSDVRLFLDIYNKSLVNTWGYVPLSEAEIDHQSKQLRMLVTPEMTSIASIKGKPIGACFGLLDYNPLIKKIDGKLFPFGWLRLLLGRRHLKRARLLSTNVLPEYQRWGLGVVTIYRILPDALKFGLTEGELSWVLESNQLSRASIERGGAQITKTYRLYDRDLADFK; from the coding sequence ATGACTGAAACATTGAAAATCTGGCCGGTTCAATCGAGCAAAGATCAAAAGCAATTCCTATCTCTCCCCTGGCAAATCTATAGAGGTGACGAGAATTGGATTCCGCCGATCCGCTCGCACCAACGCGAGATGGTGAATTTCAAGCCACATCCATTCTACCAAGACGCCGAGATTCAAACCTTCTTGGCAGCTCGCGGTAACAAGGTCGTCGGCCGTATCGCAGCGTTGGTGAACCACGCTCACAATCGTCAATTCGACGAGCAGCGTGGCTTCTTCGGTTTCTTCGAATGCGAAGACGATCAAGAGGCGGCGACCGGCCTGTTCGAAGCCGCTGCGAAATGGTTGGCCGATAAGGGAATGGACGCGATGCGCGGCCCGGTGAACCCCTCGTTAAACTACGAGTGTGGTCTGCTGATCGATGGCTTCGATCGACCTCCTACTTTTATGATGACCTACAACCGGCCCTACTATCCGGCGCTGGTCGAATCGTTTGGGCTCGCCAAAGTAGAGGATCTCTATGCGTACGATGTCGAGCTATCGATGCTCGACAACCTCGACCCCAAACTTAAATTTGTCGTCGAAGAGGTCGCTCGCCGATTTGAAGTTGAAACGCGTCCACTGAGCCGCAAGAACTTCATGAGCGACGTCCGCTTGTTCTTGGATATCTACAACAAATCGCTCGTCAACACTTGGGGCTACGTCCCGTTGTCCGAAGCGGAGATCGACCACCAGAGCAAGCAGCTGCGGATGCTGGTGACGCCCGAGATGACCAGCATCGCATCGATCAAAGGCAAACCGATCGGCGCCTGCTTTGGGCTGCTCGATTACAACCCGCTGATTAAAAAGATCGATGGCAAACTGTTCCCCTTCGGCTGGCTGCGCCTACTATTGGGACGCCGCCACTTAAAACGCGCCCGCCTGCTCAGCACCAACGTCCTGCCCGAATACCAACGCTGGGGACTGGGCGTTGTGACGATCTATCGGATCTTGCCCGACGCCCTAAAGTTCGGGCTGACCGAAGGCGAACTCTCTTGGGTGCTCGAGAGCAATCAACTGTCGCGTGCCTCGATCGAACGGGGCGGAGCTCAGATCACCAAGACCTATCGTCTGTACGATCGCGACCTCGCCGACTTCAAATAA
- a CDS encoding NAD-dependent epimerase/dehydratase family protein codes for MNESVLVTGAAGFIGSHLVADLVKQGRPVRCLVRKTSNRKWLDGLDVEMVEADLSDEAQVSKALENVGAVYHLAGAVAGTRQQLQHANVTCTRGLLQGCAKMPNPVRVVHVSSLAAAGPSTRQRPRRATDPCQPVSQYGQSKLAGEQVALEFADRLPITIVRPGAVFGPRDSEFARLFRLIRSLRCNVLLGLHDPPVGMVHVADLVKLLVEAEMQGTCLQSLAGPMHSYSVEDGVYFGSDPNPLSFRELGLRVRGMLQRPHAWTIPLPVTAVRPIALMSQVVAQVKQQRITFNLDKLREGAQDAWTCEVKREFAELNWRPRRSIDERFRETIQWYFDNHWL; via the coding sequence ATGAACGAATCTGTATTGGTGACTGGGGCGGCAGGTTTTATCGGATCACATCTCGTCGCAGATCTGGTGAAGCAGGGCCGACCCGTTCGGTGTCTCGTCCGAAAGACGTCGAATCGAAAGTGGTTGGATGGCTTGGACGTCGAAATGGTCGAAGCCGATTTGTCTGACGAAGCCCAGGTTTCAAAAGCTTTGGAAAACGTGGGTGCCGTCTATCATCTAGCCGGGGCAGTCGCGGGCACTCGCCAGCAACTCCAGCACGCTAATGTAACGTGTACCCGAGGTTTGTTGCAGGGCTGTGCAAAAATGCCAAATCCAGTGCGGGTGGTTCATGTCAGCTCGCTGGCTGCCGCCGGCCCTTCGACGCGGCAGCGTCCACGCCGCGCTACCGACCCGTGCCAGCCGGTCTCTCAGTACGGCCAGAGCAAGCTGGCTGGCGAGCAGGTGGCGTTGGAGTTCGCCGATCGATTGCCGATCACGATCGTTCGCCCTGGAGCTGTCTTTGGCCCTCGCGATAGTGAGTTTGCTCGACTGTTTCGGTTGATTCGCTCGCTCCGGTGCAATGTTTTGCTAGGCCTGCACGATCCACCTGTCGGGATGGTGCACGTCGCCGACCTGGTGAAGCTGTTGGTCGAAGCGGAGATGCAGGGAACCTGTTTGCAGTCCCTAGCCGGACCGATGCATTCGTATTCGGTCGAGGACGGCGTTTATTTTGGATCGGATCCAAACCCACTGTCATTTCGTGAGCTCGGTTTGAGGGTCCGCGGCATGCTGCAGCGGCCTCATGCTTGGACGATTCCGTTGCCCGTCACCGCGGTTCGACCGATTGCGTTGATGAGCCAGGTGGTCGCTCAGGTGAAGCAGCAGCGAATCACATTCAATCTCGACAAGTTACGCGAGGGGGCTCAGGACGCTTGGACCTGCGAGGTCAAGCGCGAGTTTGCCGAACTGAATTGGCGGCCGCGGCGTTCGATCGACGAACGATTCCGCGAAACGATCCAATGGTACTTCGACAACCATTGGCTATGA
- a CDS encoding TrmH family RNA methyltransferase, with product MPLTITSRSNPRYRGWVQLRSRRARKRSGEFLIDGARDTLRAIQSGILPREILCSADCDLEAVAAESELGQVLAWAEANDALIRVASALFPAVCYGQRDSHVVAVASAASSASLDGLSVPQAPLIVILDGIEKPGNVGAIYRTADAVGADAVLLTGTTTDRFNPNAIRSSAGTVFAMPTAIGDHDAVAKWLADRKIEVALARVDGECSYWDLPLTEAIAIVFGNEAEGLGTQWERAPHEAFRIPMAGIADSLNVSVSAAVVLFEAKRQRLSNV from the coding sequence ATGCCACTGACCATCACCAGCCGTTCGAATCCCCGCTACCGCGGATGGGTCCAATTGCGATCGCGGCGGGCGCGGAAGCGGAGCGGTGAGTTTTTGATCGACGGAGCGCGCGATACGCTTCGCGCGATCCAGTCGGGGATTTTGCCGCGCGAGATATTATGTTCGGCGGACTGCGATCTGGAGGCTGTCGCTGCCGAATCGGAACTTGGGCAAGTACTCGCTTGGGCCGAAGCTAACGATGCGCTGATTCGAGTTGCCTCCGCCCTGTTCCCCGCAGTCTGCTACGGTCAACGCGATTCGCACGTCGTCGCGGTCGCATCGGCTGCCAGTTCAGCGTCACTGGACGGGCTGTCGGTTCCGCAGGCTCCTTTGATTGTGATTCTCGATGGGATCGAAAAGCCGGGGAACGTGGGAGCGATCTACCGGACTGCTGATGCGGTTGGAGCTGACGCGGTGCTGCTGACCGGCACCACGACCGATCGGTTTAATCCCAACGCGATCCGATCGAGCGCGGGGACCGTGTTTGCGATGCCGACTGCGATCGGCGATCACGATGCGGTTGCGAAGTGGTTGGCGGATCGGAAGATCGAAGTCGCGTTGGCTCGCGTCGATGGCGAGTGTTCCTATTGGGATCTTCCGCTGACCGAAGCGATAGCTATCGTCTTTGGCAACGAAGCCGAGGGTTTGGGAACACAGTGGGAGCGGGCGCCGCACGAGGCGTTTCGGATCCCGATGGCGGGGATCGCTGACAGTCTAAACGTGTCGGTGAGTGCTGCGGTCGTCCTGTTTGAAGCGAAGCGGCAGAGGTTGAGCAACGTTTGA
- a CDS encoding pilus assembly protein N-terminal domain-containing protein — protein MSLITATSNGFSTADQPQAKLAPVQQNQYATPALSEEVRGPISKPRIIAYTAAEQVGEDASNRRSVRLIDSQVQHNPLAVIQTAAPDSTSTLEFRTPAATVVPKSSGDMPSISRLNLRSKALKELPTAETRSLLTIVPPPSHAPVEEEAGISFSISDESLSIPELAPETAPVELVRPGRAAIVEVVDSPISPPAVVSVVESEESAEQEPIAKKPEPAVETEVSPSGQTWKMPKISPLVSADRGNPLAERKLSSSGAAETASRHAAPQGVVSTAPAGLAPKPLAQHSGHRRIAELPEAGSAEEVATPADKSVAMSLESIPAPALVKESKVVVDVPQPIAKPKSKPVVDPAVVAIKSTMDPAASLVARSQFVVSVAESRVLFAGDRIVRVSVEHPDVCNAVTTGKESVMVVGRKLGRTRVAIWTESTPNLEPDLYVIQVDGEQGESEDQQLAGKMSATVTSMFSDAQVTVQVVEDGFVVSGTAETETQARKIMQVVRSACLRRVRDEIVVR, from the coding sequence GTGTCGCTCATCACAGCGACCAGCAATGGCTTCAGCACCGCCGATCAGCCGCAAGCCAAACTTGCTCCTGTGCAACAGAATCAGTACGCGACGCCAGCGCTGAGCGAAGAGGTCCGAGGGCCGATTTCCAAGCCGCGTATCATCGCTTACACCGCGGCCGAGCAGGTAGGGGAAGACGCATCGAATCGCCGCAGCGTGCGATTGATCGATAGCCAAGTTCAGCACAATCCGCTGGCGGTCATTCAAACAGCCGCTCCCGATTCGACGTCGACACTGGAATTCCGCACACCAGCCGCCACTGTGGTTCCTAAATCGAGTGGCGATATGCCCTCGATCTCGAGGCTGAATCTGCGTTCGAAGGCGTTGAAAGAACTTCCAACAGCCGAAACTCGCAGTCTGTTGACGATCGTTCCGCCGCCGAGCCATGCGCCGGTTGAAGAGGAGGCGGGGATTTCGTTCAGCATCTCGGATGAATCGCTTTCGATCCCCGAACTCGCACCAGAAACCGCTCCCGTCGAATTGGTTCGACCGGGCCGAGCGGCGATCGTCGAAGTCGTCGATTCTCCGATAAGTCCCCCGGCAGTTGTGTCGGTTGTTGAATCCGAAGAATCGGCAGAGCAAGAGCCCATTGCCAAGAAGCCCGAGCCAGCGGTGGAAACCGAAGTCTCTCCGAGTGGTCAGACTTGGAAGATGCCTAAAATCAGTCCACTGGTTTCCGCCGATCGGGGCAATCCGCTGGCAGAACGCAAGCTGAGCTCGAGCGGGGCGGCCGAAACTGCGTCGCGGCATGCAGCACCACAAGGTGTCGTGAGCACCGCTCCTGCTGGGCTCGCTCCCAAACCGCTAGCTCAACACAGTGGGCATCGTCGCATCGCAGAGTTGCCCGAAGCTGGCTCGGCCGAAGAGGTTGCTACGCCTGCGGATAAATCGGTTGCGATGTCGCTGGAATCAATTCCGGCTCCAGCGCTCGTCAAAGAATCCAAGGTTGTCGTCGATGTGCCGCAGCCTATTGCCAAGCCCAAGTCGAAGCCGGTGGTGGATCCCGCAGTCGTCGCGATTAAGTCGACGATGGATCCTGCTGCCAGCCTTGTCGCGCGTTCGCAGTTTGTTGTCAGCGTCGCCGAGAGCCGCGTGTTGTTTGCCGGGGACCGGATCGTCCGGGTGTCGGTCGAGCATCCCGATGTGTGTAACGCTGTGACGACGGGCAAAGAGAGCGTGATGGTCGTGGGCCGCAAATTGGGCCGCACGCGAGTCGCGATTTGGACCGAGAGCACGCCCAACTTAGAACCCGATTTGTACGTGATCCAAGTGGATGGCGAACAAGGTGAATCCGAGGACCAGCAACTGGCGGGGAAGATGAGCGCGACGGTGACGTCGATGTTCTCCGATGCCCAGGTCACGGTCCAAGTTGTCGAAGACGGGTTTGTGGTATCGGGAACTGCGGAAACGGAAACGCAAGCAAGAAAGATCATGCAGGTCGTACGCTCAGCGTGTTTACGCCGTGTGCGAGATGAGATCGTTGTACGTTAG
- a CDS encoding NPCBM/NEW2 domain-containing protein, which translates to MSIIGLLLIAAGLGQVTVDRVDGQRVSGEWVAIDENAISIQTAGKTEQFPLESVVKLQRDADSSTSPTAVRVGLADGSQLLTRDVKMQGKSVEIDLLGAAADDALLSVPVSQVASIRFRPPVAKAINDQWEQKLGADKPSDTLVVRAGNDQLDEVAGTVLAINRDAVSFDLGGQQVEAPLDRLEGIVFRSSDGDAARIQAQITDAGGSTWSASKITGQGKTLQLETPAGISRSIPLDRIHQIEFRGNVRMLRAADAANVSFTAAIGGLLDPEFSKSMFGPRDVAAGIALSAGSELTIRLGDDDRLFETIVETPNRSFDGGVVRLVIQLDDDAALDKKLTAAELPEAIQLDVAGKRRMQIRVESGQDSSTGDALLLRKPRLRK; encoded by the coding sequence ATGTCTATTATTGGGTTATTGCTGATTGCTGCGGGGCTCGGTCAAGTGACCGTCGACCGCGTCGATGGGCAAAGGGTCTCGGGCGAATGGGTGGCGATCGACGAAAACGCGATCTCGATCCAGACCGCCGGTAAAACCGAACAGTTCCCGCTCGAATCGGTCGTCAAACTGCAACGCGACGCCGATTCATCGACTTCCCCCACCGCGGTCCGCGTCGGGCTGGCCGACGGCAGCCAATTGCTCACCCGCGACGTGAAGATGCAGGGCAAGTCGGTGGAGATCGATCTGCTGGGGGCCGCGGCCGACGACGCTCTGTTGAGTGTCCCCGTCTCGCAAGTCGCGTCGATCCGCTTCCGCCCTCCAGTCGCCAAAGCGATCAACGATCAATGGGAGCAGAAGCTGGGGGCCGACAAGCCGTCGGACACCTTGGTCGTGCGAGCGGGCAACGATCAATTGGACGAAGTCGCCGGGACCGTGCTGGCGATCAACCGCGATGCGGTCTCGTTCGATCTTGGGGGCCAACAGGTCGAAGCTCCGCTGGATCGCTTGGAAGGGATCGTCTTCCGCAGCAGCGACGGCGACGCGGCACGCATTCAAGCTCAGATCACCGACGCCGGCGGATCGACTTGGTCCGCTAGCAAAATCACCGGCCAGGGGAAGACGCTGCAGCTGGAGACTCCCGCCGGCATCTCTCGCTCGATCCCCTTGGATCGGATTCACCAAATCGAATTCCGCGGCAACGTGCGAATGCTGCGAGCCGCCGACGCGGCAAACGTCTCTTTCACCGCTGCGATCGGCGGGCTTTTGGATCCCGAATTTTCCAAGTCGATGTTTGGCCCGCGCGATGTCGCTGCGGGGATAGCGTTGTCGGCTGGTTCGGAACTGACGATCCGGTTGGGCGACGACGACCGCTTGTTCGAAACGATCGTCGAAACTCCCAACCGCTCCTTCGACGGCGGCGTCGTCCGTTTGGTGATCCAGTTGGACGATGATGCGGCGTTGGACAAGAAGCTGACGGCGGCGGAATTGCCCGAAGCGATCCAATTGGATGTCGCGGGGAAACGACGGATGCAGATCCGCGTCGAATCGGGGCAGGATAGTTCGACCGGAGATGCTCTTCTGCTCAGGAAACCGAGGTTGCGAAAATGA
- a CDS encoding S1C family serine protease: protein MIDRKSFLAACLLVALPATSGAADVDASVLKAEADRIAAIAEATKSAVSVFVPSGAGGGSGVVIDPEGFALTNFHVSSPAGAYMVCGMADGNLYDTVIVGIDPVGDLALVKLLGRSDFSAAELGNSDRVQQGDWCMVIGNPFLLANDLQPTVTWGLISGVHRYQYPSGTLLEYADCLQTDASINPGNSGGPLYAADSKLIGIVGRASFEKRGRVNVGVGYAISINQAKNFLGYLHSGRIVDHATLGATVATDEGKVIVSNILENSDAYRRGLRYGAEILAVNGRDVASANDLQNVLGTLPKGWRVPISFRHEGRNVDTIVRLAGVHGRDELLEKMAASMPPPPPRPKQKEGDAEKDQIAAANAHDAELPASVEAVYEAKHGYANYYFNRLHQQRLWESLKKHSPDASGSWTIEGPTDNDGPVLELTLGKQVSIATDGGQPTLLDPTALYDGIDSQQLPAFAACLDAWHRMVELGPDRFGEVYYLGTMPLRGEYPLRDVLVGTSGELESWFYFDPESGRLEAVECWADRFRDPAELLIEAGDNNQPVGLSLYFGERRAWRMQVEQWKASANEQ from the coding sequence ATGATCGACCGGAAATCGTTTTTAGCCGCGTGTCTGCTTGTCGCCCTGCCGGCAACCAGTGGGGCTGCGGATGTCGATGCAAGTGTTTTGAAAGCCGAAGCGGATCGGATTGCGGCGATCGCCGAGGCGACCAAGTCGGCTGTTAGCGTGTTTGTTCCTAGCGGAGCGGGGGGCGGCAGCGGAGTGGTCATCGATCCCGAAGGTTTCGCGCTGACCAATTTCCACGTCAGCAGCCCCGCGGGTGCCTACATGGTCTGCGGGATGGCCGACGGGAATCTATACGACACCGTGATCGTGGGAATCGATCCGGTCGGCGACCTGGCTCTGGTCAAGCTGCTGGGACGCAGCGACTTCTCCGCCGCAGAGCTAGGTAACAGCGACCGCGTCCAACAGGGCGATTGGTGCATGGTGATCGGCAACCCGTTCCTGCTGGCCAACGACCTGCAACCGACCGTCACCTGGGGATTGATCAGCGGCGTCCATCGCTATCAATATCCGTCGGGAACGCTTTTGGAATATGCCGATTGCTTGCAAACCGACGCGTCGATCAACCCAGGAAATTCGGGCGGTCCGCTGTACGCCGCCGATTCGAAATTGATCGGCATCGTCGGCCGTGCCTCCTTCGAAAAACGGGGCCGCGTAAACGTTGGCGTCGGCTATGCGATCTCGATCAACCAAGCCAAGAATTTCCTCGGCTATCTGCACAGCGGCCGGATCGTCGACCACGCCACGCTAGGTGCGACCGTTGCCACCGACGAAGGGAAGGTGATCGTCAGCAACATCCTCGAGAACTCCGACGCCTACCGCCGCGGGCTGCGTTACGGTGCCGAAATCCTGGCGGTCAACGGCCGCGACGTCGCGTCGGCTAACGATCTGCAAAACGTGCTCGGCACGCTTCCCAAGGGCTGGCGAGTGCCGATCAGCTTCCGCCACGAAGGCCGCAACGTCGACACGATCGTCCGCTTGGCGGGCGTCCACGGCCGCGATGAACTGCTGGAGAAGATGGCCGCGTCGATGCCGCCACCTCCACCCCGACCGAAGCAAAAGGAAGGGGACGCCGAGAAGGATCAGATCGCCGCTGCAAATGCGCACGACGCCGAACTGCCCGCGTCGGTCGAAGCGGTTTACGAAGCCAAACATGGATACGCCAATTACTACTTCAATCGACTGCATCAGCAGCGGTTGTGGGAGTCCTTAAAAAAGCACAGCCCCGATGCGTCGGGATCTTGGACGATCGAAGGCCCGACCGACAACGATGGCCCCGTGCTGGAGTTGACTCTGGGCAAGCAGGTCTCGATCGCAACCGATGGTGGCCAACCGACTCTCCTCGACCCGACCGCTCTTTACGACGGGATCGATAGCCAGCAATTGCCCGCTTTCGCCGCTTGTCTGGACGCGTGGCATCGGATGGTTGAATTGGGGCCGGATCGATTCGGTGAGGTCTATTATCTGGGGACGATGCCACTGCGTGGCGAATATCCGCTCCGCGACGTCTTGGTCGGCACCTCCGGAGAACTCGAGTCATGGTTCTACTTCGATCCGGAATCGGGGCGGCTGGAAGCTGTCGAATGCTGGGCCGATCGCTTTCGCGACCCGGCGGAGTTGTTGATCGAAGCGGGGGACAATAATCAACCCGTGGGACTGTCGCTCTACTTCGGCGAGCGACGGGCTTGGCGGATGCAGGTCGAACAATGGAAGGCGTCGGCAAATGAACAATAG
- a CDS encoding S1C family serine protease, with the protein MNNRIRCVIVALLATLVLNTATLRAQYPVKKTIQDARRKVVKVYGAGGLGGLEAYQSGFLVSPEGHIATAWSYVLDVDPVVILDDGRRFEAEVVGFEPQLELAVLKIEAGDLPYFAIREVPPTQAGQPVLAISNLFNIATGREPASVMQGYVAGVAELDARSGVFKSAYQGEVLILDLVANNPGAAGGALVTRAGELVGMLGKELRDARSGAWLNYALPATTLRPRLLAIVSGEAIVEPPKTELLARDKSHNFQTLGLLMVPNVLDQTPAYVDAVVPKSPAAAAGLRPDDLILLVGKVRIENQDRLLEQLRSIDRRDPVSVVLQRGSEILSLRLVR; encoded by the coding sequence ATGAACAATAGAATTCGATGCGTGATCGTGGCGTTGCTGGCGACGCTGGTCCTGAACACCGCCACGCTGCGGGCTCAGTATCCCGTCAAAAAGACGATCCAAGACGCGCGGCGTAAAGTCGTGAAGGTCTACGGTGCCGGTGGGCTGGGAGGTTTGGAAGCCTATCAAAGCGGTTTCCTCGTCTCTCCCGAAGGGCACATCGCGACGGCCTGGAGCTATGTCCTGGACGTTGATCCCGTGGTGATCCTCGACGACGGGCGACGCTTCGAAGCCGAAGTTGTCGGATTTGAACCCCAGTTAGAACTGGCGGTCTTGAAAATCGAAGCGGGCGATTTGCCCTACTTTGCGATTCGCGAGGTCCCACCGACGCAAGCCGGCCAGCCGGTGCTAGCGATCAGCAACCTGTTTAACATCGCCACCGGACGCGAGCCCGCGAGCGTGATGCAGGGCTACGTCGCGGGCGTTGCCGAATTGGACGCTCGCAGCGGCGTCTTCAAATCGGCTTATCAAGGCGAGGTCCTGATCTTGGACTTGGTCGCCAATAACCCCGGCGCGGCGGGAGGTGCTTTGGTCACGCGAGCTGGCGAATTGGTCGGCATGCTGGGGAAGGAACTTCGCGACGCGCGTAGCGGTGCTTGGTTGAACTACGCCCTTCCCGCAACGACGCTGCGGCCGCGGCTGCTAGCGATCGTCTCGGGCGAAGCGATCGTTGAGCCGCCAAAAACGGAGCTGTTGGCTCGCGACAAATCGCATAATTTCCAAACGCTGGGGTTGTTGATGGTCCCCAATGTCTTGGACCAGACGCCCGCTTACGTCGACGCCGTCGTGCCGAAATCGCCCGCCGCCGCGGCGGGGCTGAGGCCCGACGATTTGATTCTGTTGGTCGGGAAGGTCCGGATCGAAAACCAGGACCGCCTGTTGGAGCAGCTGCGTAGCATCGATCGCCGCGATCCGGTATCGGTCGTCCTGCAGCGGGGCTCGGAAATCTTGTCGCTGAGACTGGTTCGATAG
- a CDS encoding PDZ domain-containing protein, whose translation MRQNNQSPRPGRRFITPFVAGLGLAVAVAASLSPSIANAQDAEYAAIQQAIQQTAGAVVQIETIGASASQGELTLGAPISGTRIDDQGHILTSLWGLEETPASILIVEADGSRQPAELVARDFSRELVLLKTKPSGSGNHVALQRKEKVRVGQWAIAVGRGIAPETPSVSIGIVSATGRMYGRAVQIDARISPSFYGGPVVDIEGEMIGISVPMKPEAGSAGEKSDWYDSGIAFVVSAEAIASRIDQMKAGKDIRAGKLGIVPASKMPFSDDRTLSAVLALSPAKRAGIQADDELLAIDGEAVRWNADIKQLLGPRDAGEVLKIKVLRDEKELEFEVELAADIPAFRPRVLGVLADPQGESLEITYIFDDSAAAKAKLQIGDTIQAIDGNKIDDVDRARLLVMTHPPGEDLDLTVLRDGKPLDVRCDLQSTPATVVAELPELKDPIGEEAWEIVPRSLPDVSNKSCLLKPKGDKGPQLGLLVLLARPGTEKLEPLVEAWRSVAAKHQLAILAIGPAEGDRWKPAESDVIVRLIQQTQQAINVAPQQIVVGGFGAGAEMSMLVALRDRELVRGGIAASGSRPGGFALSENDPASPVQFLVVGGTEMPVWGRVIANVGFPVLQQPSTEKEPLADDPKVRDAVGRWIRSLERI comes from the coding sequence ATGAGACAAAACAACCAGTCGCCGCGGCCAGGCCGCCGGTTTATCACGCCGTTTGTTGCGGGCCTTGGGCTGGCCGTCGCGGTTGCCGCGTCGCTGTCGCCGAGCATCGCAAACGCTCAAGACGCCGAATACGCAGCGATCCAACAAGCGATCCAACAGACGGCTGGTGCCGTCGTGCAGATCGAAACGATCGGAGCTTCGGCATCGCAGGGAGAACTGACCCTGGGAGCGCCGATCTCGGGAACGCGGATCGATGACCAAGGGCATATTCTGACCAGCCTGTGGGGCTTGGAAGAGACGCCGGCGAGCATCTTGATCGTCGAAGCGGATGGTTCGCGGCAGCCAGCCGAACTTGTCGCGCGGGACTTCAGCCGCGAACTGGTGCTGCTGAAAACAAAGCCTAGCGGTTCGGGGAACCATGTCGCGTTGCAACGCAAGGAAAAGGTGCGAGTTGGCCAGTGGGCGATCGCAGTCGGCCGCGGGATCGCGCCGGAAACTCCTTCGGTTTCGATCGGCATCGTCAGTGCCACCGGGCGGATGTACGGCCGAGCCGTTCAGATCGATGCTCGAATTTCACCGTCGTTTTACGGCGGTCCAGTCGTCGATATCGAAGGCGAAATGATCGGAATCTCGGTCCCGATGAAACCCGAAGCCGGTTCGGCGGGAGAGAAGTCGGACTGGTACGATTCGGGGATCGCCTTTGTCGTTTCAGCCGAAGCAATCGCCAGCCGGATCGACCAAATGAAGGCGGGGAAAGACATTCGCGCGGGCAAGCTGGGGATCGTACCGGCCAGCAAGATGCCATTTTCCGATGACCGCACGCTGTCGGCGGTCCTGGCCCTCTCGCCAGCGAAACGAGCCGGCATTCAAGCCGACGACGAACTGTTAGCGATCGATGGAGAAGCGGTCCGCTGGAACGCTGATATCAAACAACTGCTGGGGCCACGCGATGCGGGAGAGGTCTTGAAAATCAAGGTCCTCCGCGACGAGAAGGAACTGGAATTCGAGGTCGAATTGGCCGCTGATATCCCCGCTTTCCGGCCTCGCGTCCTCGGCGTGCTGGCCGATCCGCAGGGCGAATCGCTGGAAATCACTTACATTTTTGACGACTCAGCCGCCGCCAAGGCGAAGCTGCAGATCGGCGACACGATCCAAGCGATCGATGGCAACAAGATCGACGACGTCGATCGAGCCCGGTTGTTGGTGATGACACATCCTCCCGGCGAGGACTTGGATTTGACAGTCCTGCGCGACGGCAAACCGTTGGACGTTCGTTGCGACCTGCAATCGACTCCCGCAACCGTCGTTGCCGAACTGCCCGAACTGAAGGATCCGATCGGCGAAGAGGCTTGGGAGATCGTCCCCCGTTCGCTGCCCGACGTCTCGAACAAGAGTTGTCTACTGAAGCCGAAGGGAGACAAAGGACCGCAGCTGGGCCTGTTGGTCTTGTTGGCTCGCCCGGGTACCGAGAAATTGGAACCGTTGGTCGAAGCATGGCGCAGCGTCGCGGCGAAGCATCAATTGGCGATCCTGGCGATCGGGCCGGCCGAAGGCGATCGCTGGAAGCCCGCCGAATCGGACGTGATCGTGCGGTTGATTCAACAGACGCAACAGGCGATCAACGTCGCGCCGCAACAGATCGTCGTCGGCGGTTTCGGAGCGGGAGCGGAGATGAGCATGTTGGTCGCGCTGCGTGACCGCGAACTGGTCCGAGGTGGCATCGCCGCTTCGGGCAGCCGCCCCGGCGGGTTTGCGTTGAGCGAAAACGATCCCGCCTCGCCGGTCCAATTTCTTGTCGTCGGCGGAACCGAGATGCCTGTCTGGGGACGCGTGATCGCCAACGTTGGTTTCCCCGTATTGCAGCAGCCATCGACGGAGAAGGAACCGTTGGCGGATGACCCTAAAGTTCGCGATGCGGTCGGACGTTGGATCCGATCGTTGGAACGGATCTGA